One genomic window of Prochlorococcus marinus str. NATL2A includes the following:
- a CDS encoding peroxiredoxin translates to MKLKVGDQIPSFSLKDQKGNIRTSNNLKKSLVLFFYPKDDTPGCTIEACGFRDKYDLFKILGAEVWGISNGSTQSHLGFANKNKLQYPLLCDQNNILRNQFGVPKKLGFIEGRVTYIINSEGVIKHIFEDLLNGPAHIKEAIKALKKLQ, encoded by the coding sequence GTGAAGCTGAAAGTTGGTGATCAGATTCCATCATTTTCTTTGAAAGATCAAAAAGGGAATATCAGAACATCAAATAATCTGAAAAAGTCTCTGGTTTTGTTTTTTTACCCGAAAGATGATACACCTGGTTGCACTATCGAAGCTTGTGGCTTCCGAGACAAATATGATCTTTTCAAAATTCTAGGTGCTGAGGTGTGGGGAATAAGTAATGGTAGTACTCAAAGTCATCTAGGATTTGCAAATAAAAATAAACTTCAATATCCATTACTTTGCGACCAAAACAATATTCTTAGAAATCAATTTGGAGTGCCGAAAAAACTAGGATTCATAGAAGGAAGAGTAACCTACATCATAAATTCTGAAGGAGTAATAAAACATATATTTGAAGACCTTCTTAATGGTCCAGCTCATATAAAAGAAGCTATAAAAGCATTAAAAAAACTTCAATAA
- a CDS encoding oxidoreductase, translating into MVRLNEIKMQDGKIFLITGANSGLGYETSKFLLERGATVIMCCRDLLKGEKAKKELLKFKFSGKIELVELDLSDLINVKKFAESIKNTFDHLDVLINNAGIMAPPKTLSKQGFEIQFAVNHLAHMFLTLELLPMLEEKNNSRVVTVTSGVQYFGKIQWEDLQGNLKYDRWASYAQSKLANVMFGLELDSKLKETNSKTSSLLAHPGFARTNLQPKSVEANQSWQEELAYKLMDPMFQSAKMGALPQITAATLTSASGGEQYGPRFNFRGFPKICRNAPKALNQTSRKKLWDISEKLIKDFDTLSKQSK; encoded by the coding sequence ATGGTTAGATTAAATGAAATCAAGATGCAAGATGGAAAAATATTCTTAATCACTGGAGCCAATAGCGGTCTTGGTTATGAAACATCAAAATTCCTTCTAGAAAGAGGGGCAACAGTAATCATGTGTTGCAGAGACTTGCTCAAAGGGGAGAAAGCCAAAAAAGAACTTTTAAAATTTAAGTTTTCTGGAAAAATTGAACTAGTTGAATTAGATTTATCCGATTTAATTAATGTTAAAAAATTTGCTGAATCAATAAAAAATACATTTGATCACTTAGATGTCTTAATCAATAATGCTGGAATAATGGCTCCCCCAAAGACTCTTAGCAAGCAAGGTTTCGAAATACAGTTTGCTGTTAATCATCTTGCACACATGTTTTTAACCTTAGAGTTACTACCCATGCTTGAAGAAAAAAATAATTCTAGGGTTGTCACAGTAACCTCAGGCGTTCAATATTTTGGAAAAATTCAATGGGAGGATCTACAAGGAAATCTTAAATATGATAGGTGGGCTTCATATGCGCAGAGCAAGCTTGCAAACGTAATGTTTGGATTGGAACTCGATTCAAAACTTAAGGAAACCAATTCAAAAACTTCTTCACTACTAGCTCATCCAGGATTTGCACGTACAAATTTACAGCCAAAGTCTGTTGAGGCTAATCAATCATGGCAAGAAGAACTTGCTTATAAATTGATGGATCCCATGTTTCAAAGCGCGAAAATGGGAGCATTACCTCAAATAACTGCCGCCACATTAACTAGCGCTTCGGGAGGAGAACAATATGGACCTAGGTTCAACTTCAGAGGGTTCCCGAAAATCTGTAGAAATGCTCCAAAAGCATTAAATCAAACTTCAAGAAAAAAATTGTGGGACATAAGCGAAAAGCTCATAAAAGATTTTGATACCCTCTCAAAACAAAGTAAGTAA
- a CDS encoding DUF2256 domain-containing protein has translation MKFKLIKNCPICLRDFQWRKKWAKDWDNVIYCSERCRRRKNQN, from the coding sequence GTGAAATTCAAATTGATAAAAAATTGTCCGATTTGCTTGAGAGATTTTCAATGGAGAAAAAAATGGGCTAAAGACTGGGATAATGTCATTTACTGTTCAGAAAGATGTAGAAGAAGGAAAAATCAAAATTAA
- a CDS encoding chlorophyll a/b binding light-harvesting protein, translated as MQTYGNPDVTYGWWAGNSRVTNRAGKFIAAHAGHTGLISFAAGASTLWELARFDPSIAMGHQSSIFLAHLASIGIGFDDAGVWTGANVASVAIVHIIASLVYAGGALSHSLLFDGDLADGPGPTTQKFKLEWDNPDNLTFILGHHLIFFGVACIAFVEWARIHGIYDPAIGAVRQVEYNLNLTNIWNHQFDFLAIDNLEDVLGGHAFLAFVEITGGAFHIATKQVGEYTEFKGAGILSAEAVLSFSLAGIGWMAIVAAFWCATNTTVYPEPWFGEPLALKFGISPYWIDTVEVSESTALAGHTTRAALTNVHYYFGFFFLQGHLWHAIRALGFDFRRVTNAVAGLDRAQITLND; from the coding sequence ATGCAGACCTATGGAAATCCAGATGTCACCTACGGGTGGTGGGCTGGTAATTCAAGGGTTACCAACCGCGCTGGAAAGTTCATTGCAGCCCATGCTGGTCATACTGGCCTAATTTCATTTGCTGCAGGAGCTAGCACTCTTTGGGAGCTAGCTAGGTTTGATCCTTCTATAGCCATGGGGCACCAAAGCTCTATCTTTCTCGCTCATCTTGCATCTATTGGAATTGGATTTGATGATGCAGGTGTTTGGACTGGAGCGAATGTTGCTTCAGTAGCAATTGTCCATATTATTGCTTCTCTTGTTTATGCAGGAGGAGCTCTTTCTCACTCTCTGCTCTTTGATGGGGATTTGGCTGATGGGCCAGGACCTACTACTCAAAAATTCAAGCTTGAATGGGACAATCCCGATAATTTGACATTTATTTTGGGTCACCATCTTATTTTCTTTGGGGTGGCTTGTATTGCTTTTGTTGAATGGGCCAGAATTCACGGGATTTATGACCCAGCAATAGGAGCTGTTCGACAAGTTGAGTACAACCTTAATTTGACCAATATTTGGAACCATCAGTTTGATTTCTTAGCTATAGATAATCTTGAAGATGTTTTGGGCGGCCATGCGTTTTTAGCATTTGTTGAGATAACTGGTGGTGCTTTCCATATCGCAACTAAGCAGGTAGGAGAATACACAGAATTCAAAGGAGCTGGGATCCTTTCTGCCGAAGCTGTTTTATCTTTCTCATTGGCAGGTATTGGTTGGATGGCGATTGTCGCAGCATTCTGGTGCGCAACAAATACAACTGTTTATCCTGAACCTTGGTTTGGAGAGCCTTTAGCTTTGAAATTTGGAATTTCTCCCTATTGGATCGATACTGTAGAGGTAAGTGAGAGCACTGCACTAGCAGGTCACACCACAAGAGCTGCTTTAACAAATGTCCATTATTATTTTGGATTCTTCTTCTTACAAGGTCATTTATGGCACGCTATTCGTGCATTAGGCTTTGACTTTAGGAGAGTTACAAATGCTGTAGCTGGTTTAGATAGGGCACAAATCACTCTTAATGACTAA
- a CDS encoding transglutaminase family protein, with translation MKKKIIHTLVYNYEIPVSLEEHLICLKPRSNSFQELSNFDLQIFPSPYSIFPLLSDNGDDIFKLLFTGSTNSLKIKTESDIETNIHPDLYQLKNDYDLSLPLKIESNDSLIGFIKGWFPNGQHDPAAIRIAQEALAGINNNVLDFLYHLIELIKDRVKYTPRHIGPAWTSGRTLSERVGSCRDLAILLMETCRCVGIPSRFVSGYQFMDQAPDKYELHAWTEVYIPGFGWRGFDPSGCGLINHNYVALASSSKSELVAPLRGSFVGPSNLKSELEWKIDIT, from the coding sequence ATGAAAAAGAAAATAATTCATACATTAGTTTATAATTATGAAATTCCGGTATCACTAGAAGAGCATTTAATTTGTCTTAAGCCAAGGTCTAATAGCTTTCAGGAATTATCTAATTTCGATCTGCAAATCTTTCCCTCTCCATATTCTATTTTCCCTTTGCTATCAGATAATGGAGATGATATTTTTAAATTGCTATTTACAGGGTCTACAAATTCTTTAAAGATAAAAACAGAAAGTGATATAGAAACAAATATCCACCCAGATTTATATCAGTTGAAGAATGATTATGATTTAAGTTTACCTTTGAAGATTGAATCCAATGATTCATTAATTGGTTTTATTAAAGGATGGTTTCCTAATGGCCAGCATGATCCTGCCGCTATTAGAATTGCCCAAGAGGCTTTAGCAGGAATAAATAATAATGTTTTGGATTTTTTATATCATTTAATTGAATTAATTAAAGATAGAGTTAAATATACTCCAAGACATATTGGACCAGCATGGACTTCTGGAAGGACTCTGAGCGAGAGAGTAGGTTCTTGCCGAGATTTAGCAATATTGTTAATGGAAACTTGTAGATGTGTTGGTATACCCAGTCGTTTTGTAAGCGGATATCAATTTATGGATCAAGCTCCTGATAAGTATGAATTACATGCATGGACAGAGGTTTATATACCTGGTTTTGGATGGAGAGGTTTTGACCCCAGTGGGTGCGGACTGATTAATCATAATTATGTTGCTTTGGCCTCTTCTTCAAAATCTGAACTTGTAGCACCACTAAGAGGAAGTTTTGTTGGACCTTCTAACTTAAAAAGTGAACTAGAGTGGAAAATTGATATCACTTAA
- a CDS encoding FAD-binding domain-containing protein — protein sequence MNIFDEANDLLDNFIFDHLNSYHQLRNYDYGIENRTNVSQISKYTSHRILYEFDIIEKLKKYDKKQKYTDEILWRIYWKGYLENYKSIWFEYINFKENSNNSYLISSAMNGKTGIDCFDTWIEELKENNYLHNHARMWFASIWIFTLGLPWQLGARLFMKHLLDGDAASNTLSWRWVAGMHTNKKPYLASKENINKYTVNRFRDTPISISSKINIIKHSQHQSNKLPVQRSFPNSNILIMFDNDMDIMNRSTLFNSYSKVYILRNIPINNEFELSENVSQFKRGLIDKINKLIPNSKVLKLTDLGINLSGHSIIDVIYPGIGHNLDSINKFANQNQIIINYIYREEDLKCWNYTNSGFYKFKTLFYRLNMI from the coding sequence ATGAATATTTTTGATGAGGCTAATGATTTATTAGATAATTTCATTTTCGATCACCTTAATTCATACCATCAACTAAGAAATTACGATTATGGGATCGAAAACAGGACTAATGTTTCTCAGATTTCTAAATATACATCTCATAGAATCCTTTACGAATTTGACATAATTGAAAAATTGAAAAAGTATGATAAGAAACAAAAGTACACTGATGAAATCCTTTGGAGGATCTACTGGAAGGGTTATCTTGAAAATTACAAATCCATATGGTTTGAATATATAAATTTCAAAGAAAACTCAAATAATTCATACTTAATTAGTTCTGCGATGAATGGTAAGACAGGTATAGATTGCTTTGATACATGGATAGAGGAGCTTAAAGAAAATAACTATTTGCATAATCACGCAAGGATGTGGTTCGCAAGTATATGGATTTTCACTCTGGGACTTCCATGGCAATTAGGAGCGAGGCTTTTCATGAAACATCTACTAGATGGAGATGCTGCATCAAACACCCTTAGCTGGAGATGGGTGGCTGGTATGCACACGAATAAGAAGCCTTACTTAGCATCTAAAGAAAACATCAATAAGTACACAGTTAATCGATTTAGAGATACTCCAATCAGCATCTCGAGCAAAATTAATATCATAAAACATAGTCAACATCAATCGAACAAACTTCCAGTTCAAAGAAGTTTCCCTAATAGTAATATTCTAATAATGTTTGATAATGATATGGATATCATGAACAGATCAACGTTATTTAATTCATACTCAAAAGTTTATATATTGCGTAATATACCCATAAATAATGAATTTGAGCTAAGTGAAAACGTGAGTCAATTCAAACGAGGTCTAATTGATAAAATAAATAAGTTAATCCCAAACTCAAAAGTATTAAAATTAACTGACCTAGGAATTAATTTGTCTGGTCACAGTATAATTGATGTTATCTACCCAGGAATTGGGCATAACCTAGATTCAATAAATAAATTTGCCAATCAAAATCAAATCATTATTAATTATATATATAGAGAAGAAGATCTTAAATGTTGGAATTATACAAATTCAGGATTTTACAAATTTAAAACTTTATTTTATAGACTGAATATGATCTAA
- a CDS encoding chlorophyll a/b binding light-harvesting protein, protein MQTYGNPDVTYGWWAGNAGVTNKSGKFIAAHIAHTGLIAFAAGGSTLWELARYNPEIPMGHQSSIFLAHLASIGIGFDEAGAWTGAGVASIAIVHLVLSMVYGAGGLLHSVLFVGDMQDSEVPQARKFKLEWDNPDNQTFILGHHLLFFGVACIWFVEWARIHGIYDPAIGAVRQVEYNLNLTSIWNHQFDFLAIDSLEDVLGGHAFLAFLEITGGAFHIATKQVGEYTKFKGAGLLSAEAILSFSCAGLGWMAVVAAFWCAQNTTVYPEAWYGEALILKFGIAPYWIDSVDLSGGPAFFGHTTRAALANVHYYFGFFFLQGHLWHALRAMGFDFKRILKEPLPAQLYE, encoded by the coding sequence ATGCAGACCTACGGAAACCCGGATGTCACCTATGGTTGGTGGGCTGGAAATGCTGGGGTTACAAACAAATCAGGTAAATTCATTGCTGCACACATTGCTCATACTGGCTTAATAGCCTTTGCAGCAGGTGGAAGTACCCTTTGGGAACTAGCGAGATACAACCCTGAGATTCCAATGGGACATCAGAGTTCGATCTTTCTTGCTCATTTAGCTTCAATTGGTATCGGCTTTGATGAGGCTGGTGCTTGGACAGGGGCAGGAGTTGCCTCTATTGCAATCGTACATTTGGTTCTTTCCATGGTCTATGGAGCCGGTGGCTTATTGCACTCGGTGCTATTCGTTGGCGATATGCAAGATTCAGAGGTCCCTCAAGCAAGAAAGTTCAAACTTGAGTGGGACAACCCAGATAATCAGACTTTTATACTTGGTCACCATTTACTTTTCTTTGGTGTTGCATGTATTTGGTTCGTTGAATGGGCAAGAATCCATGGAATTTATGATCCTGCTATAGGAGCTGTTCGACAAGTTGAGTACAACCTTAACTTGACCAGTATTTGGAACCATCAGTTTGATTTCTTGGCTATTGATAGTCTTGAAGATGTTTTGGGAGGCCATGCTTTCTTGGCTTTCTTGGAAATAACAGGTGGAGCTTTCCATATCGCTACTAAGCAAGTTGGTGAATATACCAAGTTCAAAGGAGCTGGTCTTCTTTCTGCAGAAGCAATTCTTTCTTTCTCTTGTGCAGGTCTTGGTTGGATGGCTGTTGTTGCTGCTTTCTGGTGTGCACAGAACACAACCGTTTACCCAGAAGCTTGGTATGGCGAAGCATTGATCTTGAAGTTTGGTATTGCTCCTTATTGGATAGATAGTGTTGATCTTTCAGGAGGTCCAGCTTTCTTTGGTCATACGACTAGGGCGGCTCTAGCAAATGTTCATTATTACTTTGGATTTTTCTTCCTTCAAGGTCATCTATGGCATGCTTTAAGAGCTATGGGATTTGATTTTAAGAGAATTCTTAAGGAGCCTCTTCCTGCTCAGCTTTACGAATAA
- a CDS encoding cryptochrome/photolyase family protein: MRKIFLIFPNQLFKIKKQFTDVNHIALIQDNLFFGCDSQWQQKFHCQKIIFHKATMDSYEEDLKSQGFNVIYLQHKRESRTEDNLNYLLEKGFNYFITYEAFDWSLEKRIKDFSLKNNIKLEIRKNDMFLTCPDISEEILNQKKIYGMQKFYKIQRKSLNILIEKDGSPTGGAWNFDNMNRKKLPNSIEVPKIPTIKTNRLLNKAKKEVSTNYKDYYGRIANFNYPLSHKDAEEWLDNFLIERFNLFGDYEDAIHSNHRTLWHSVLSPLINSGLLTPRQIIDKSWEFYQSNNIGINSYEGFVRQIIGWREFILLMYKRNSLELRNGNFWDFEDKPIPLSFYTGQTGIRPLDDSIRNILETGYAHHIERLMIVGNLMLLCRFHPNQVYKWFMELFIDSYDWVMVPNVYGMSQFSDGGLFTTKPYISGSNYIRKMSNYKSEDWCSTWDSLFWTFIDDYKNKFKDQYRLSMILRTLEKMDPNKKLNHRRNANEFMSKLS, encoded by the coding sequence TTGAGAAAGATTTTCCTGATTTTTCCAAATCAATTATTCAAAATAAAAAAACAATTTACTGACGTTAATCATATTGCTCTAATTCAAGACAACTTATTTTTTGGTTGTGATTCTCAATGGCAACAAAAGTTTCATTGTCAAAAAATAATTTTCCACAAAGCTACAATGGACTCTTACGAAGAAGATCTCAAATCTCAGGGTTTCAATGTAATTTATTTACAACATAAGAGAGAAAGCAGAACGGAAGATAATCTCAATTATCTATTAGAAAAAGGTTTTAATTATTTCATCACTTATGAAGCATTTGATTGGTCGCTAGAAAAAAGAATTAAGGATTTCTCTTTGAAAAATAATATAAAGTTGGAAATAAGAAAAAATGATATGTTTTTAACTTGTCCAGATATATCTGAAGAAATACTTAATCAAAAAAAAATTTATGGAATGCAGAAATTTTATAAGATTCAAAGAAAAAGCCTAAATATACTTATCGAAAAAGATGGCTCGCCAACAGGGGGGGCATGGAATTTTGACAACATGAATAGAAAGAAGCTCCCAAATTCAATTGAAGTTCCAAAAATACCAACTATAAAAACAAATAGATTACTAAACAAAGCGAAGAAAGAAGTTTCTACAAATTATAAAGATTATTATGGTAGAATAGCAAACTTTAATTATCCATTGTCTCATAAAGATGCTGAAGAATGGTTAGATAATTTTTTAATTGAAAGATTTAATTTATTTGGAGATTATGAAGATGCAATACATTCAAATCATAGGACACTTTGGCATAGTGTTCTTTCTCCATTAATTAATTCCGGATTACTTACTCCGAGACAAATAATAGATAAATCATGGGAGTTTTATCAATCAAACAATATTGGGATTAATTCCTATGAAGGATTTGTTAGACAAATTATTGGCTGGCGTGAATTTATCCTATTAATGTATAAACGAAATAGTTTAGAACTAAGAAATGGAAATTTCTGGGATTTTGAGGACAAACCAATACCCTTAAGTTTTTACACTGGTCAAACAGGAATAAGGCCTTTAGATGACTCAATAAGAAATATTTTAGAGACAGGTTATGCACATCATATAGAAAGACTAATGATAGTTGGAAATTTAATGCTTCTATGCAGATTCCATCCAAATCAAGTATACAAATGGTTTATGGAATTATTTATAGATTCATATGATTGGGTTATGGTTCCAAATGTTTATGGAATGAGTCAATTTTCAGATGGAGGGCTATTTACAACCAAACCATATATATCTGGCTCTAATTATATTCGAAAAATGTCTAATTATAAATCTGAAGATTGGTGCTCAACTTGGGATAGTCTTTTTTGGACATTTATAGATGATTATAAAAATAAGTTCAAGGACCAATATCGTTTATCTATGATTTTAAGGACTTTAGAAAAAATGGACCCTAATAAAAAATTGAACCACAGACGCAATGCTAATGAGTTCATGTCTAAACTAAGTTAA
- a CDS encoding alpha-E domain-containing protein, protein MLLSRVAESLYWINRYLERAENISRFVEVSESMALDCPPGSAEPWLPLVDASGDRNKFDESYLNKTPSDVANFLIKDRENPNSILSCICMARENARQIRDVITSEMWEQINSLYWSIQEGEVIWHQPAQEQLFEIRRGCQLFYGVTDATFSHDIAWNFSKLGRLIERADKTSRILDVKYFLLLPNLKELGGALDELQWISLLRSAGAYQMFRISEQGSITPNAIASFLLLDPIFPRSVRFCLEGINESLSKIQNSPVSKKPNDLECLIGLLLSKWSFVRIDHLIKDGLHEAIDSLQIDLNKLHDLIHGIYFRNDKKFDFESLQG, encoded by the coding sequence ATGTTATTAAGCAGAGTCGCTGAATCACTTTATTGGATTAACAGATATCTTGAACGTGCAGAAAATATTTCTAGATTTGTTGAGGTGAGTGAGTCTATGGCACTAGATTGTCCTCCTGGGAGTGCTGAGCCTTGGTTGCCTTTGGTAGACGCTAGTGGAGATAGAAATAAGTTTGATGAAAGCTATCTAAATAAAACTCCTAGTGATGTCGCAAATTTCCTTATTAAAGATAGAGAAAATCCTAATAGCATTTTAAGCTGTATTTGTATGGCAAGAGAAAATGCACGTCAAATAAGAGATGTGATCACTTCTGAAATGTGGGAACAAATTAATAGTTTATATTGGAGTATTCAAGAAGGTGAGGTGATCTGGCATCAACCTGCTCAAGAACAATTATTTGAAATTAGAAGAGGTTGTCAATTGTTTTATGGAGTTACTGATGCTACTTTTAGTCATGATATAGCATGGAATTTTAGTAAATTAGGAAGGTTGATTGAGAGAGCTGATAAAACTTCTAGGATATTAGATGTAAAATACTTTTTACTTTTACCAAATCTAAAAGAACTTGGAGGAGCCTTGGATGAGCTTCAGTGGATTTCTTTATTACGATCAGCGGGTGCTTATCAAATGTTTAGAATATCTGAGCAAGGTTCAATAACACCAAATGCAATTGCTAGCTTTTTGTTGCTGGACCCTATCTTTCCAAGATCAGTTAGATTTTGCCTCGAAGGTATTAATGAATCTTTGAGTAAAATTCAAAATTCACCCGTTTCAAAAAAACCAAATGATCTTGAATGTTTAATAGGATTATTGCTTTCAAAATGGAGCTTTGTAAGAATCGATCACTTGATTAAAGATGGTTTACATGAGGCTATTGATAGTCTTCAAATTGATTTAAATAAATTGCATGATCTTATACATGGGATTTATTTTAGAAATGATAAAAAGTTTGATTTTGAATCTTTACAAGGATGA
- a CDS encoding chlorophyll a/b binding light-harvesting protein: MQSYGNPDVTYGWWVGNSVVTNKSSRFIGSHVAHTGLICFAAGANTLWELARYNPDIPMGHQGMVSIPHLASIGIGFDPTGTVFDGTSIAFIGVFHLICSMVYAGAGLLHSLIFSEDTQNSSGLFADDRPEHRQAARYKLEWDNPDNQTFILGHHLIFFGVACIWFVEWARIHGIYDPAIGAVRQVEYNLNLTNIWNHQFDFLAIDSLEDVMGGHAFLAFVEITGGAFHIATKQTGEYTEFKGKNILSAEAVLSWSLAGIGWMAIIAAFWCATNTTVYPEAWYGETLALKFGISPYWIDTADMTGVVSGHTSRAWLANVHYYLGFFFIQGHLWHAIRALGFDFKKVTDAISNLDGARVTLTD; this comes from the coding sequence ATGCAGTCCTACGGAAACCCAGACGTCACCTACGGGTGGTGGGTTGGTAATTCTGTCGTAACAAATAAGTCAAGCCGATTTATTGGCTCGCATGTTGCTCATACAGGATTGATTTGTTTCGCAGCTGGTGCCAACACACTTTGGGAGCTCGCTAGATACAACCCAGATATTCCAATGGGACACCAAGGAATGGTGAGCATCCCACACCTTGCTTCTATTGGTATTGGATTTGATCCAACTGGAACAGTATTCGACGGAACATCAATTGCTTTTATCGGAGTATTCCATCTGATTTGTTCAATGGTTTATGCGGGTGCAGGTCTATTGCACTCTCTGATTTTTAGCGAAGATACCCAAAATAGTTCAGGTTTGTTTGCTGATGATCGTCCTGAACATCGTCAGGCAGCAAGATACAAGCTTGAATGGGATAATCCAGATAATCAGACTTTTATTCTTGGTCACCATTTGATTTTCTTTGGTGTTGCATGTATTTGGTTTGTTGAGTGGGCTCGAATACATGGGATTTACGATCCTGCAATAGGAGCTGTTCGACAAGTCGAGTACAACTTAAACTTGACCAACATTTGGAATCATCAGTTTGATTTCTTGGCTATTGATAGTCTGGAGGATGTTATGGGTGGTCATGCATTCTTAGCATTTGTTGAGATCACAGGTGGTGCTTTCCATATCGCTACGAAGCAGACTGGAGAATACACAGAATTCAAAGGGAAGAATATTCTTTCTGCTGAAGCAGTTCTTTCCTGGTCTCTTGCTGGTATTGGTTGGATGGCAATTATTGCCGCTTTCTGGTGTGCAACCAATACAACTGTTTATCCAGAGGCTTGGTACGGAGAAACATTAGCTCTTAAGTTTGGAATCTCTCCATATTGGATTGATACTGCTGATATGACTGGTGTCGTTAGTGGTCATACTTCAAGAGCTTGGCTTGCGAATGTTCATTACTATCTTGGTTTCTTCTTTATTCAAGGACACCTTTGGCATGCAATACGTGCTCTAGGCTTTGATTTCAAAAAGGTTACTGATGCAATTAGTAATCTTGATGGAGCAAGAGTTACTCTAACTGATTGA
- a CDS encoding TIGR03643 family protein: MLSFIATQIVLKRLTSAEVDRIIEMAWEDRTPFDAIDFQFNLKEKEVINLMRSNLKTSSFKMWRKRVTGRKLKHGFPDKRTRFKSANQK, encoded by the coding sequence TTGCTCAGTTTCATTGCAACACAAATCGTACTTAAAAGGCTAACTTCAGCTGAGGTTGATCGCATTATCGAAATGGCCTGGGAAGACAGGACACCTTTTGATGCTATCGATTTTCAATTCAATCTCAAAGAGAAAGAAGTTATTAATTTAATGCGATCTAATTTAAAAACATCTTCTTTTAAAATGTGGAGAAAAAGGGTTACTGGAAGGAAACTTAAGCATGGCTTCCCTGACAAGAGGACAAGGTTCAAGTCAGCAAATCAAAAGTGA